In Acaryochloris marina S15, a single genomic region encodes these proteins:
- a CDS encoding ATP-binding protein: MSGDIDFRNYTLLIIDDNPNNLGVAVSALESFGATILVSRSGESGLQRAAYAQPNIILLDVLMPDIDGFETCRRLKANPKTEPIPVIFMTALTSNNDKVKGLEVGAVDYVTKPIYVDELLARVKVHLQLYALNQTLQTQNNQLKAEIEQRITTEKTLTETIDQLKNTQSQLIESEKMAALGNLVAGVAHEISTPIGTSITAASTLADETQTFLKAVEQGQVKRSVFSRYIHVAKSSSKLVLSNLHRAGDLVRSFKLVAVDQSHQEQREFNVKSYLQEVVNSLRPQLKNSKHQLLLTGDDSLVITSYPGLLAQIVTNLVTNSLTHAYQPSEPGLMQVDIQKEFQGLQLIYSDDGCGIPPEKQRKIFEPFYTTARDRGGTGLGLHIVYNLVTQSFSGKIKVDSQAGKGTKFLISLPQELLKSE; encoded by the coding sequence ATGTCTGGCGATATAGATTTTCGCAACTACACCTTATTAATCATTGATGACAATCCTAATAATCTGGGGGTTGCAGTATCGGCCCTCGAAAGTTTTGGTGCCACTATTTTAGTGTCGCGTTCGGGGGAGAGTGGTTTACAACGGGCTGCCTATGCTCAGCCCAACATCATCCTCCTAGATGTGTTGATGCCAGATATTGATGGTTTTGAAACCTGCCGACGCTTGAAAGCTAATCCCAAAACAGAACCAATTCCCGTTATCTTTATGACGGCCCTGACGTCTAACAATGACAAAGTTAAAGGCTTAGAAGTAGGAGCGGTTGACTATGTCACTAAACCTATTTACGTAGATGAGCTACTTGCAAGAGTTAAAGTTCACCTCCAGTTATATGCATTGAATCAAACATTGCAAACTCAAAATAATCAGCTGAAAGCTGAGATTGAACAGCGAATCACCACAGAAAAAACCCTGACTGAAACGATCGACCAATTGAAAAATACCCAGAGCCAACTGATAGAGTCCGAGAAAATGGCAGCTTTAGGGAATTTAGTAGCTGGCGTTGCCCATGAGATCAGCACGCCTATTGGCACAAGTATCACGGCTGCCTCAACCTTAGCCGATGAGACCCAAACTTTTCTGAAGGCAGTGGAACAAGGACAAGTTAAACGGTCTGTCTTTAGCCGTTATATCCACGTAGCAAAAAGTAGCTCCAAATTAGTCCTCAGCAATTTACATCGAGCTGGAGATCTAGTGCGTAGTTTTAAGCTTGTTGCAGTTGACCAATCTCATCAGGAACAACGGGAATTTAATGTCAAATCTTATTTGCAAGAGGTGGTCAATAGCTTGAGACCTCAACTCAAAAATAGCAAGCATCAATTACTTTTAACCGGAGATGATTCCCTTGTAATTACTAGCTACCCTGGGCTCCTTGCCCAAATTGTTACCAACTTGGTCACTAATTCCCTCACCCATGCCTATCAACCTTCTGAACCAGGGCTTATGCAGGTGGATATTCAGAAGGAATTTCAGGGTCTGCAACTCATCTATAGTGATGATGGTTGTGGCATTCCGCCAGAGAAACAACGCAAGATTTTCGAGCCTTTTTATACGACTGCCCGTGATCGCGGTGGGACCGGGCTTGGATTACATATTGTCTATAATCTCGTTACTCAGTCCTTCTCGGGCAAGATTAAAGTGGATAGCCAGGCTGGCAAAGGAACTAAGTTCCTGATCTCTTTGCCTCAAGAGCTTTTGAAATCTGAATGA
- the gltD gene encoding glutamate synthase small subunit, translating to MGKPTGFIEFVREIPTDRPPLERIKNWDEFHQHLPEDRLRDQGARCMDCGTPFCHTGTIISNMASGCPINNLIPEWNDLVYRGLWREALDRLHKTNNFPEFTGRVCPAPCEGSCVLGITNPPVTIKNIEQTIVDRGWEEGWITPQPPEKRTGKKVAVVGSGPAGLCAAAQLNKAGHWVTVLERADRPGGLLTYGIPNMKLEKEQVVMRRIQILEEEGVKFVCNTEVGKDLTADSLLKDFDAVVLCTGSTRPRDLPIEGRDLQGIHFAMDFLTANTKAVMDSSLNDQVISAQGKDVVVIGGGDTGTDCVGTSIRHNCKSLVQLEIMPKPPQERAANNPWPEWPKVYRLDYGQEEAAAIFGDDPRGYLTMTTRFEGDEQGHVKALHTVQVAWEKDEQGRFTPVHVPGSEKVIPAQLVLLAMGFLGPEQPLLDSLDLDLDPRGNVKAEYEQYTTSLPGVFAAGDCRRGQSLVVWAFNEGRGAARECDRYLMGQTDLP from the coding sequence ATGGGTAAACCTACTGGTTTTATTGAATTCGTTCGCGAAATTCCAACGGATCGTCCCCCGCTGGAACGGATTAAAAATTGGGATGAATTCCATCAGCATTTACCCGAAGATCGTCTCCGTGACCAAGGCGCAAGGTGTATGGATTGTGGTACACCGTTTTGCCATACCGGGACGATTATTAGCAATATGGCTAGTGGGTGCCCTATTAATAATCTGATCCCGGAATGGAATGATTTAGTGTATCGAGGACTGTGGCGAGAGGCTCTCGATCGACTCCATAAGACCAATAATTTTCCAGAATTTACCGGTCGAGTCTGCCCAGCACCTTGTGAAGGCTCCTGTGTACTGGGGATAACAAATCCTCCCGTAACCATCAAAAATATTGAGCAGACCATTGTTGATAGAGGCTGGGAAGAGGGGTGGATTACTCCTCAACCTCCGGAAAAACGCACCGGCAAAAAGGTTGCTGTGGTGGGTTCAGGGCCTGCAGGATTATGTGCTGCCGCCCAGCTCAATAAGGCTGGTCATTGGGTGACGGTGCTGGAGCGGGCCGATCGACCTGGCGGTTTGTTGACCTATGGCATTCCCAACATGAAGTTGGAGAAAGAGCAGGTGGTCATGCGCCGTATCCAAATACTAGAAGAAGAAGGGGTGAAGTTTGTTTGTAATACCGAAGTTGGCAAAGATCTGACCGCTGACTCCTTGTTGAAGGATTTTGATGCTGTTGTTCTATGTACAGGTTCTACTCGTCCCCGTGATTTGCCTATTGAAGGTCGGGATTTGCAGGGCATTCACTTTGCAATGGATTTTCTGACAGCCAATACTAAAGCAGTAATGGATTCAAGTTTGAATGACCAGGTGATTTCAGCCCAGGGCAAAGATGTGGTCGTCATTGGTGGTGGAGATACCGGTACAGACTGTGTGGGGACTTCCATTCGCCACAACTGCAAGAGTTTAGTGCAGCTAGAAATTATGCCCAAACCACCTCAGGAGCGGGCTGCTAATAACCCTTGGCCTGAATGGCCAAAGGTTTATCGTCTTGATTATGGCCAGGAAGAGGCTGCTGCTATCTTTGGGGATGATCCAAGGGGCTATTTGACGATGACGACCCGCTTTGAAGGGGATGAACAGGGGCATGTAAAAGCCCTCCACACCGTACAAGTGGCTTGGGAAAAGGATGAGCAAGGTCGGTTTACGCCTGTTCACGTGCCTGGGTCTGAAAAAGTAATTCCAGCTCAACTGGTGCTGCTGGCAATGGGCTTTTTAGGGCCAGAACAGCCACTGCTAGATTCTTTGGACTTAGACCTCGATCCTCGGGGTAATGTCAAAGCTGAGTATGAGCAATATACGACTAGTCTCCCAGGGGTGTTTGCAGCAGGAGATTGCCGTCGGGGCCAAAGCCTTGTAGTGTGGGCGTTTAATGAAGGGCGAGGGGCGGCTCGGGAATGCGATCGCTACCTGATGGGGCAAACTGATTTGCCCTAG
- a CDS encoding CRR6 family NdhI maturation factor, whose product MTETIAINATHIDSLDLSPIRPLLETWLTKDILAHEQEVKFQIDYPQPADAPQEWSEIPEVRLWFIRLDSLYPWLPLLLDWRSGELVRYVAMLVPHQFSEKEGILFNPQALDILMMHKVFVITRWLRSLGHDSNTKVIQMAEMFGYELDNTIFDLIQAHPD is encoded by the coding sequence ATGACCGAAACGATTGCCATCAACGCGACTCATATTGACAGCCTAGACTTATCACCCATCCGTCCTCTTTTGGAAACTTGGCTTACCAAAGACATTTTGGCCCATGAGCAAGAAGTAAAATTTCAAATTGACTATCCCCAACCGGCTGATGCCCCGCAAGAATGGTCCGAGATCCCAGAAGTGCGCTTATGGTTTATTCGCTTAGACAGTCTTTATCCTTGGTTACCGTTACTGCTGGACTGGCGTTCTGGTGAATTAGTCCGCTATGTTGCCATGCTCGTTCCTCACCAGTTCAGCGAAAAAGAAGGCATTCTCTTCAATCCCCAAGCCTTGGATATTTTAATGATGCATAAGGTCTTCGTGATCACCCGCTGGCTCCGATCCTTAGGGCATGATAGTAATACCAAAGTCATACAAATGGCGGAGATGTTTGGCTATGAGCTGGACAACACCATTTTTGATCTGATCCAAGCTCATCCTGACTAA
- a CDS encoding Fur family transcriptional regulator: MYRVLDVEPETPAKPITSLEEAIDQCQSLGMRLSRQRRSILELLWQGEEHLSARQIYDRLNQVGKEIGHTSVYQNLEALSQQGIIECVERSDGRLYGNLSHSHSHINCLDTDQIIDIQVELPPELIAQIEERAGVTISDYRVDFFAYRHSNPKNVAN; the protein is encoded by the coding sequence ATGTACCGAGTGTTGGACGTTGAGCCTGAAACCCCCGCCAAACCAATCACTTCCCTAGAAGAGGCGATTGACCAATGCCAAAGTTTGGGCATGCGGCTGAGTCGGCAACGGCGGTCTATTTTGGAGTTGCTTTGGCAAGGAGAAGAACATCTCTCTGCTCGACAAATCTATGATCGGCTGAATCAGGTGGGTAAAGAGATTGGCCATACATCGGTTTACCAGAATTTAGAGGCTTTGTCCCAGCAAGGAATTATTGAATGTGTGGAGCGATCAGATGGACGCTTATATGGCAACTTAAGTCATTCTCATAGCCATATTAATTGTCTAGATACCGATCAAATTATTGATATTCAAGTTGAATTACCCCCGGAATTGATTGCTCAAATCGAGGAGCGGGCAGGCGTAACGATTTCAGATTATCGGGTAGACTTCTTTGCTTACCGCCACTCAAATCCAAAAAATGTAGCCAATTAA